The genomic window CTATTCAAATAAGATTTTTAATGCCGCTAGAACATGCATCACTAAGTTAGATCAAGCCGAAGGATACCGAAACAAGGATGAGTGCTCATCAACGGCAGGGTCAACAGGAATTTGGCATGAAAAACACGAACTTTCTTGAGCAAAAATTGCATTCAATTGCAAAAATGTTTGTCTTAATTCTGCCCTTCAGCCGAGTGATTTTTGAATCACAAAATTGCCTGAGGCTTATGCTTTTTTGAACCCAATAGTGGATTTTATGCCGTCATACCTGTGCTCTGAACTACATCCAACTATGGATAATgcccaaacaaacaaaagaagattCAAATCTCCAACTATGATATGTGCAAGAAACGAACACTACAAAGTTTGTAAAGAATGGCTCACGAAAGGGTGGACCCTCTGCTGATCCAGAGAccaggaaaagaggaaaaactaaaaagggTGCGTCCTGCAGTTGCTATACGTTGCTCGTACGCATCTGTAACTCGACGGTGCGTACGagagatatttttctttattcttccaTTATCGTCGTACCCCGAAGATGGAGGAGAGCATGAAAGAGACAGGGGAGCAGAAAAATGTCGGCAAAAAACGAGAAAATCAATAAAGAGTCGATGGTCTGTATGTGGCAACCACGTGGCGTGGCGATTAGGCTCTCTTCCTCCTTGTGGCTTCCACTCTTTCCCCTCCCAAAGATCTTACCACGTTCCCCGCCTGCCCTCTTCCCCTCAACAAGCAACAaccaagggagagagagggagagaactgGGCATGGCTGCCCTTACCAATATCCAGTTCTCTTCACAGAGCTGTTGGTGCTGCCGAGAGTACTCCCCATCTCCGCATCCTCCCCAGGGGAGGATTTTACCTCAATTGGCCCTCAGGTTCAACGCCCTTTGcttctcttctcctccttctcagTACTCCCATTTTTCTGGTGGGAAGCACAACGACGGTCGTCGGCATCAGAGGGGGCTCAAAATCTTGTGCGTGAGAAGACCTTCCCCCGATTGCAGTGGTGAAAGTGGTGAGACTTCTGACGGCAATGGCAATGAAGAGGAAAGTAGTGGAGATGGTGGTTTTGGAATTGAAAGCGAGCTTGTTTCCACCAAAGGGAGGAACAAGTTTCTGTATCTTCTCAAGGATTTTCTTCGAGGAAGATGGTCGTCTTCCTCGTTGGCTCTTCACACAGTGTCTGCATCAACATCCGCTGAAGAACGCAAATTTAGGAAGCTGTTGATGAAAGCTGAAGATAGTTTCTTTTCGGTGAGCAATCTTTTGTATGCGTCCTCCTAGGTCtgactgtggccattgagtaaCTTaatcgttaaaaaaaaaaatccttatcTAAACTGATAAAGTTGTCACCGtgttcaaaatttctcaaaaagaaGGGATATGCTAAGCCATTGACACCGCATAATTTCTTAGACATCTCTATACCATCTTGTGCCTTCATGATCAATTGAGGGACAGGATAGCACTTGCTTTACCATGTCTCTCCAcctcaaaattttgtaaatgtttCTAAAAAAGAGATCTGTGTAACTGGTTTCTCAAAGTTTCCCCTTCAATTAAAGGATGTTAGAAGTTGGTCAAATTAATGAAGTCCTGCGCATGCGGCAGATCTTTTATTCGCTAGAATACCTGTCGAAACATACTTATTCCCTTTCTGttattcctttatttttctcagTTGTAGCTAAATTGACAGATGGAATTTGAACGTAACATCCCCTTAGCTTGGGATCTCCTGATGCCGGAATTGTAGCTACTTTACCCATCCTCATTCCTGATATATGAACAGGACAAGTTACTAGAAGTGCGACTACCGTTATATGAACAAGAAATATGACATATGCTTAAACCTTCCAACTAAAGGTTTTAGGAAATTGGAAACCCATATCCGTCTGCAATTCGGCAAATCATCTATCAAATGATGTGGTTTATCTTTTTTCAAGTAAATAAGTTCTTGGCGAACTTTTTGGTTTGACAGTTTGTATTTTATTGAGAAAggaatattttttcttcatgtagaaactaaccttttttttttttccatttccaaaaTTTGGCAGTTTGTAGGTCATCTCGGCAGGTATTTTGTTACGTTGATGAGTACGGGGGTGATTCTCGCAATTGGTTTTCAGCTTTCAGGTTTTTAAGCTTTCTTTTCCCTCggtttctctttccttttaaaGCGCTTATTTGGCTGTACTTAACGCTTGATCCATTTCGTCTGAATTACAAAAGGTGGGAACAGTGAGATGAACACCTTGATTTGGTATAGCTGGCTCGGTGGAATAATCATAGGGACGATGGTTGGTGCAAACATGGTTTTAGAAGAACATAGCAAAGCCGGTCCAAGGACTGTTGTCATAACAGGAAGGTACTATAATATGATTCTACTCTATGATGCTTACAAATAAAAACTAGCTGTTGAAGCCATTGACTTTCTATGCTCCCGTCTTCTGTGCAAACATAGTGATAAGTTATGGGCATAATGGGTTTCATGGGAACGGTAACATTGCAAATGTCTGAGCAGTCTTCCGTTGTttctaaaatatatttaaatgagCAGCTATTATCTAGTATATAGAtgctaaaaaaatcataatatcTAGCCTATAAGTATAACCAAGGCAAACCATCTCATGTGTTTCATAGAGGCACAGCCTTTTAGCAGTTCTCTTTTCCGAATTATGTGTGAAGTTGTTGGATACGGCTGATATGCTAATACAAGATTGTCAAGTCACTTATTGAGATGAAATAAAACATGCTCTTGTTGGTAATCATGTCGCTACATAAATGAGTACAAAATATGTACTCTTctcatttcttatatttattattGTCATATACTTGCTATGGCAGCACAAGAGGGCTTGGGAAAGCACTTGCACGGGAATTTCTTCTTTCTGGAGATCAAGTTGTTGTTGCCTCTCGCAGgtgctgttcatttttttgagaATCGTCTTCTGTAACTTATTGGTTCAGTGTGAATGGGTTCTTATTTCCTTCGGACAATTTCTGATGGGTTCTTTTCACCTACTTTTTTGCATGGCTCTTGCAACCTGGATTTCTTAAGGCAGCCCAGAGTCAGTTGAGGCAACTGTGAGGGAACTGGAAGAAAATTTACTGGATGGGATAAATGCAGCACGAACTGATGCCCGTCGGAAGATTTTGATGAGGGCAAAAGTGATTGGTATTGCATGTGATGTCTGCAAGGTTGAGGACGTGAAAAGGCTGGCCTCTTTTGCGACAAATGAATTTGGTCCTATTAATATATGGGTAAGTTTTTCTTTCCTAGGTTTCAGGTATTTGCTCTTTATGTATTCTCATTTATGCCTGGAGTTGCGACTGTTCGCATCATTGAACTATTTAGTTCTCCTGATTTGCTTAGCTCTCTAGTGCCATCCTTAAACCATGCTAGAGAAATACAATCGTTAGTTTTTGCTGTTAGTAATATAATTATCCTGCTGTCTTCATGCATGCATCCCAAATTCTTGAATATTTTCTTCTGCTCTTTTTGCTAATTTCTGTTTAGCTGATGGTACAGATTGTCTGCTTGTCACTTCATTCATAACTGATATTTTGTTTGCAACT from Nymphaea colorata isolate Beijing-Zhang1983 chromosome 6, ASM883128v2, whole genome shotgun sequence includes these protein-coding regions:
- the LOC116256716 gene encoding probable chlorophyll(ide) b reductase NYC1, chloroplastic — encoded protein: MAALTNIQFSSQSCWCCREYSPSPHPPQGRILPQLALRFNALCFSSPPSQYSHFSGGKHNDGRRHQRGLKILCVRRPSPDCSGESGETSDGNGNEEESSGDGGFGIESELVSTKGRNKFLYLLKDFLRGRWSSSSLALHTVSASTSAEERKFRKLLMKAEDSFFSFVGHLGRYFVTLMSTGVILAIGFQLSGGNSEMNTLIWYSWLGGIIIGTMVGANMVLEEHSKAGPRTVVITGSTRGLGKALAREFLLSGDQVVVASRSPESVEATVRELEENLLDGINAARTDARRKILMRAKVIGIACDVCKVEDVKRLASFATNEFGPINIWINNAGINKGFRPLLQFTDEEINQIVSTNLVGSLICTREAIRIMGAQEKGGHIFNMDGAGSGGSSTPLTAVYGSTKCGLRQLQASLLKECKRSKVGVHTASPGMVLTDLLLSGSSLQNKQMFNIICELPETVARTLVPRMRVVRGTGKAVNYLTPPRILLALVTVWLRQGRWFDDEGRALYAAEADRLRNWAESRAQFSFTDAMEMYTENTWVSVFSLSVVCAFIILSSSSGTMPGT